The genomic DNA AGAGAGTAAGTTACCTCCAAAGGTAAAGGAGGATACTTCTGATAAAAAGCAAGAACTACCGCCACTACCAAATCTCAATATTAAGGAGAAGAAGGTAGAGAGTAAGTTACCTCCAAAGGTAAAGGAGGATACTTCTGATAAAAAGCAAGAACTACCGCCACTACCAAATCTCAACATTAAGGAGAGGAAGGTAGAGAGTAAGTTACCTCCAAAGGTAAAGGAGGATACTTCTGATAAAAAGCAAGAATTACCGCCACTACCAAATCTCAACATTAAGGAGAAGAAGATAGAGAGTAAAAATGAAAATAAAGAAAGTAAGAGTGGATTAAAAAATAAAAAGAATTTTAAAATTGATACTTCTTTTCTAGATAATGACTAACCCATTTGATTAATTAAATCAAACATAGGTAAATAAAGAGATATAACAATTGTTCCAACAATAGCTGCGACTACAAATATGACCATAGGTTCCATCGCCTTTGTCAAGACTGTAACTGCTTCTTCAACTTCTCTCTTGTAGAAATTAGATAAGTTTTCAAGCATAAATGATAATGCTCCAGTCTCTTCACCTATCTTGATCATAGATATTAATAATCTTGGAATTACTTTCGCATTTGATAAAGATACGCTCAATTCTTGCCCTTGAGTGACAAGAGATATAGCTCTTCGTAAAGCAATTTTTATTATCTCATTATTTGAAGCATTAATACATCTTTCTAATCCTTCTACTAGAGGAATACCTGAATTTATTAATGTACTTAAAGTATCAGACATTGATGCAAGTTCAGATTTTAATATCAAGTCACCAAAAAGTGGAACTTTTAAAATCAAACGATCAAAGAACTCGCGACCTTGTTGACTCGCATATGAAGTTTTGAATAGATATAAAACTATAAAAATTATTATCGGAGCTCCAATTGCAAAAGTCGGGGAAGTTACAAATTTGGAAAGAGTTAACATAAAGCCAGTTAGAGCAGGCAATTCTGCACCCATGCCTTTAAACATTTCATCAAATGTTGGCACTATAAAAATCAATAAAGCAAGACTTATTGTTACTGCTAAAACTAGAATGGCTATTGGATAAATTAATGCCCCTGTTATTTGTCCTTTAATTTTACTTTGAGCTTCAAGTAAAAGGGCTAACCTATCTAAAACTTCTGATAAAATTCCTCCAGCTTCTCCAGCTTCAATTAACCCTATCGTAATTGGAGCAAATATCCTTGGGTAAGAATTTAAACATGAAGATAACTCTTCTCCACTATTGAGTTTCTTTGAAATATCAAAAATACATGCTCCAAATTCTTTATTTGTCATATTCTCAGCAAGTAATTCTAATCCTTGTGATAATGGAACTCCACTTTTTAGCATTACTGCCATTTGTCTAAAGAAAACCAAAAGATCATTCTGAGGCACTTTTAGTTTTGTATTTGGGGGATAATCAAGATATGACTCTTCTCCAAATACGATCCCAAATACTTTTATTGGAGGTGTTCTCTGGATTGAATTAGTTTCAACTATTGATTTGCCATACTCTGCCATAATTAAAATTTAATAGCTTTTTTATTTGAAGCTTTACCTAAAGCTTCTTCTTGTGTAATTAATCCATCTGAATATAAATTATTTAAACACTGCTCAAGTGTATTCATCCCTTCTTGGCTGCCTGTCTGAAGTTGAGAATATATTTGACTTACTTTCTTCTCTCTTATTAAATTGCCAATGGCTGGTGTATTGACCATTAACTCATAGGCTAATGATCTTTTCCCTTTGGTATTTTTGCATAATGTCTGAGACATTATTCCAGCAAGAGAAGTTGATACTTGTAGCCTTGCTTGTTCTTGTTGATCTGCTGGGAAAACATCTACTATCCTTTCAACAGTTTTAGCAGCTGAGGAAGTATGTAATGTGCCTAAAACTAAATGGCCAGTTTCTGCGGCTGTAATTGCAAGCTGGATTGTCTCTAGATCTCTCATCTCTCCAATATAAATAACATCTGGATCTTCTCTTAATGCAGCCCTAAGAGCTGTAGAAAATGAATTTGTATCTCTTTTGACTTCTCTTTGATGAATTATTGAATTTTTAGTATGGTTGAAAATAAATTCAATAGGATCTTCAATAGTTAATACATGCCTACATTGGGTTTCTAACATACAGTTGATAAATGCAGCCAAAGTAGTTGATTTGCCTGAACCAGTTGGACCAGTGCAAAGTACGAGACCTCTGTGCAATTTGGATAAGTTTATAAATGAATCAGGTAGTCCTAAATCTTGCCATTTTGGTAGATCATTAGGCAGGAGTCTTAGAGTGAGGCATCTTTTTTCATTTGCAACGTAAGCATTTATTCTTAATCTTGATAGACCTTCTAATCCTATAGAGGTATCTAAGTCTGCTGTTTGATTAAATTCTTCTAATTTAACTTCTCCTAATAACTCCAGCAATAATTGATCCATATCATCAGATTCAAGCTTTTGAGGACTTATTTTTATATCAGAATTAACTCGCACTGCGATAGGCGCTCCTTCCTCAAGATGTATATCAGAAGAACCCGCTTGTATTGCGAAACTTACTATTTCTCTTGCAATGGACATCTTAAGAATTTATAAATCTGTCTTACATACTCTAATTAATTCTGCAGTGGTAGTTAAGTGATCTTTAACTAACTCAACACCATATTGAGTCAGAGTAAGCATATTGTTTTGAGTTACAGCAATTTGTTCGACTTCTTTATCAGTTTTACCCTCTGATATCGCATTTTGGATTTTACTATCTACTAGTAAAAGTTCATATGCACCAATCCTCCCTTTATAACCCGACCCTAGACATTGAGGACAAAGTGTATTTTCTTTTTTTCTTTTATTTTTTTCTTCTGCTGAAAGGGTATTTGCGTACATAATTGGCGTATTTTTCCCAATTTGAAATTCTCTGGCTTCACTCTCTGATATTGGTCTTTTTATACCACATCCTGTACAAACCCTTCTTAATAATCTTTGAGCTAAAACACCTCTAACACTTGCATTTAATTTATATTTGGGGACATCCATATCTAAAAGTCTTGTTAATGAACTTGTTGAAGAATTAGCATGAAGGGTTGTAAAAACCAAATGACCTGTCTCAGCAGCATCCATTGATGATTCAGCTGTTTCTGGATCCCTTGTCTCTCCTATAAGAATAACGTCAGGATCCTGCCTTAAAAAAGTTCTTAGAATCATTGCAAATGTTTGACCTTTAGCTCGGTTAACCTGAACTTGGTTTATGTCACCACCCATCTCATATTCAATAGGATCTTCTGCCGTAACAATGTTCGTATCTCCTGTATCTTTCTCTTGTAATGCTGCAGCAAGAGTAGTGGACTTCCCGGAACCTGTTGGGCCTGAAACAATAACAATTCCATTTGTCGCGTTCATTATTCTTCGGAAATCTTTTCTAACACTTTCAATATGAATTAAGGTATCAAGATTCAAAGTTGATGCATCACTATTTAGTATCCTGAGTACCATTTTTTCTCCATGCTTTCCTGGTACTGTTGAACAACGAAATTCAAGTTTATTACCTTCAAATTTTCTAAGAATTTTTCCATCTTGACTTGCTCTCCTTTCTGCAATATCCATCATTGCCATGTTTTTCAAACATGCAACTAATTGTATTCCGGGCTTTCTTGGTAAACCCATAAATTTTTGCATAACACCATCTTTCCTTACCCGGATTTTATAACTATCTTCTCTAGGCTCAATATGTATATCAGATACTCCTTCAGTCGTTTTTGCATATATGAGGACACCTCCAGCAGCTTTTTGAATTTTACTCTCCATCATTTCTAATGCTAAATCAGCACTATCTATCTCAACCTCACTTGACTCATCATCATCATCAAATTCAAATTTAATGCCATTAGGATCATTATCTGTAGTTTGTTTTATAGCCTCAAGGACTGCATCTTCATCAAATTGCGATATCTCAATACTTTCTCCACTAATAAATCTCTCTTCAGAAGCATCATCAAGTATTTCTTGAATTTCTTCTTGAGATTTTTCTACAAATTCGCACTTTAAATTATCACCAGATTGTAAGATTCTTTGCTTTATTGGCTCCGCAATGGTTCCTAAATAGGAATAATTAGCAATTGCTATTTTTAATATTCCAGGATTCATAGGCAAACTGGGTTCCACATAAAGTGGAACTACCAAGTTATCCCTACACCATTGCAGAGAAAAATATTTATCAACTAATTTTCTTACGCTTGTAGCTGTATATTGCTTAGCCATTTTCTATCTCTTATTCCAGCATATACATTCTTTATAAGCCCATTTAAGCATAGCGTTATCACAAATTGGTGGCTTAGGAAAGGGGGTACACGTTGGAGGAGGAGGAGGAGGAGGAGGAGGAGGAGGAGGAGCAGCTCCGCATGTATCTTTATATTCTGAATATTCAACCTGGTTACCATCACATATCCATATTTTATCCCCACAAGGTTTGGGACCACCCTCTGATTTTACTGGGTTATATTTATACTCCCCCTCCGTCTTCAGCCTATCTTTTTGGTAATTATATTCGCAAGCTTTTTCGTACCATTTATCTGGTTCATTCCATTCACTCCCAGTATGAAACCAAAACCTTTGATCCCCACATGCTACTGTTGTCTCTCCAGAAGCAGGGCTGATGTAGGTAGAATTATTTTTATTCTTTTGATTTTTCGCCCATTCTGTACATTCTTCACCTAATTCTCTTTCACGTGCCTTTTCTATTCCTCCATTGCACGAAACTACTTCACCTTTATAAAGGCAAACTGGTTGAATGCATTTTTTTTCGACACTATCCCATCTCGAAGTTTGTCCTACAAATCCAGAGACAAGCTTTTTTTTATAATCTTTTTCACAATTTTCTTCTGCTATTTGTAGACGTTCCAATTCCGCAAAATATGCTTCCTGTTCTGGTGATAGACCACAAAGTTGTCCAGCCCAACCTTTACATGAGTTAAGAGCTTTCGGATCATTTGATGGAGTAGCTCTCTTTTGAACTCCTGCTGGTGAAACTATAAAAGAAAAGGCGTATAAAAACTTCTCTTCTTGATCTGCAGGGATTATTCTTGTGAAACTACATTTTGATTTTTCTTGTTCACCCCCAAAACCATCAATCTTATAACCTAAAGTCAATAATTTCTCATTATCTATAGTGTCAGGCCTTGCTTCTTCTCTAAATGTTTGAATCTCAGTCGCAATTCTTAATTTCCCTAAACATTCAGCTGCATATGAATTCATTAAAGCTTTAGCTTCTTCAATTCTGTTAAGTTTAAGAGTATTTAAGAATGCTGGGAAAGAAAATGCCAAAATCGCAGATAAACCAGCTAAAACTACAACAAGCTCTACAAGTGTAAATCCTACTTGTTCTTTATCTTCACTTATGATTTTGCTATCTTTGGATATTTTCATTTAATATCCATAAGTTTCGAGTAATTTAAATTATATTATTCTTTAAGAATTAATGCAATAAATGAATAAATATAGCTTAAAAATAGCTATTTTAAATTCATAATTATTATATAGTTTTCATCATCTAAATTAATATTTATTGTCTCTAGAGAGGGGCTTATATTTTTTACAACAGCCTTTGGAGGGAGTAATTTGGTATTTATATCTCCAATTGAATCAATATCAATTATTCCTTCTTTGTTTTTGTATTCAACAAAAGCATAATCTTTATTATTAAGTGATAAGAAACCTTTTAGTTTGAAATCAGGAATCGATCTATTTGAATCGTTACCAAAAGATGAAAATGGATCTTTTTTCCCATATTTTATTGAACTGGTAATATCCTCCTTTTTATCCAATGAAATTAAATTTAATTCAACTTCTTTACTTTCTTGAATGATTTCATTTTGATTATCAATAGACTTGGCCGGTTTTGGAATAGTATTTTTGAAACTAGATAAATCTAAATCAACATTACTTGGACTTTTGCTGCAGCTAGAAATCAATATGATTCCTGAAAGAGTAAATAAAAAGTTTTGTAATGAATATTTTTTCATAAAAAAAAATCTCAAGATTTTAGTCTTGAGATTCGAATGGTTTTGATGATATTACCAAGTACCTGCCCCTTTGCCATCTGCAGCAGTTGCAGTACATCCAGCTCTTTCACCATGAGAACATGTTTTTACAGCGACACCATCACCATCCATATAAATTTCGAAGTCAGAATCATTCGCATTACTATCAGCATCAGCAATTGCTCCGAAACAAGAATCACCACCCTGAGGAGGATCGCCTGCTCTTTGCTTTACTTCAAAACCTCTAAATGCTTTTGGACTGGCGAAGGATTTTGCAGCTGAAAATGTTGTTGCTGAATTCTCTGCTTGAAGAACAAAACATTCTTTTATTCCGTTAACCAAACCGTTTTGCACCGCTGATGCTCTAGCATTTGCTTGGACATTAGTAAATGAAGGTATTGCTACTGCGGATAGAATAGCTAAAACAGCAATAACGACGACAAGTTCAATAAGTGAGAAACCTTCTTCTCCGGGCTTTGTAGACAAGGTTTTTTGAACTCTTTTATTTTTAAGAAAAACTTCTATTAATGTCATAATTACTAGGAAGTAGTAAATGTAATACTAAAAATTATATACATTAAGTAAAAAAATTACAATTATTTTATGTTTATATTAAAAATATATACGTTAATTTATCAATTGAAGTGATTGAAATCATTCAAAACATTTATAAATTAGTTTTAGGTTTGTGTGTTGGTAGTTTTCTAAATGTTGTAATCTTTAGGCTCCCTCAAGAGATATCAATAATTAATCCAAGAAGTTTTTGCCCAAACTGTAAAAATAAAATTATTTTTCGTGAAAATATTCCAATTATCAGTTGGATATTACTTAAAGGTAGATGTTCTTTTTGCGGCACAAGTATAAATATTAGATATCCATTAATCGAAATTTTAACTGGAATTCTTTTCCTTGTTTTTTCAGAATCTTCACCTGAATTATATAATTTTAATCAAAATTTATTTATTGAAAATATATTTTCTTGGCTGTTTTTATCTATTCTTTTAGTAATAAGTTTTATTGATATTGATTATTTCTGGGTGCCACAGTCTTTAATTAATTTTGGACTTTTAAGTGGATTTTTTAATCTCTGTTTAATAGGAATTTATAATAATAATAATATTCTTTCTATTTACCTTTTTGAAGGCTTAATAGCATCGATAGTAAGTTATTTGTTTTTTGAAATAATAAGAATTTCTGCAAAAGTAATATACAAGCGTGATGCCCTAGGAAAAGGCGATTCTAAGTTAGTCTCTATGATTTCTATTTGGCTTGGTCCGCTTGGAATTATTTTAAGTTTAGGAATTTCTTATGTTATAGCGGCTGTACTAATAATAATTTTGCTTAAATTAAAAAAAATTAAAAAAGGTCAAATGATACCCTTTGCTCCTTTTCTTTCTATAGGGGGATTAATAATTTGGTACTTTGGAAATCAACCTTTACTAAGATTTATATATAGTTTTTAGATTTAATTAATTAATATTTATTTGCAGAATTTATTTAGTAATTTAATTGCTGCACCATCAATTTTTGAATAAGTAAATGCTTCTCTTTCAATGTTTATTAATTCCTCAGGATTTTGGCTATAAAAATTGTGTAAATTTAAATTTATATTTTTTGAGAATTCTAGTGGTAGGCCTATCCTTTTTGGGAAGTCTCCTCGATTACCACTATTACAACTCTGAGAGACATGAATAACTTCATGTCTTAATACGTTGAGAAATGTAGGAGACCCCATGTTAATAGTTCTGTAATTTATCATTATTAAATCTTGGATTGGGACCCAAAGACCTAGAGTCTCAT from Prochlorococcus marinus str. GP2 includes the following:
- a CDS encoding type II secretion system F family protein — translated: MAEYGKSIVETNSIQRTPPIKVFGIVFGEESYLDYPPNTKLKVPQNDLLVFFRQMAVMLKSGVPLSQGLELLAENMTNKEFGACIFDISKKLNSGEELSSCLNSYPRIFAPITIGLIEAGEAGGILSEVLDRLALLLEAQSKIKGQITGALIYPIAILVLAVTISLALLIFIVPTFDEMFKGMGAELPALTGFMLTLSKFVTSPTFAIGAPIIIFIVLYLFKTSYASQQGREFFDRLILKVPLFGDLILKSELASMSDTLSTLINSGIPLVEGLERCINASNNEIIKIALRRAISLVTQGQELSVSLSNAKVIPRLLISMIKIGEETGALSFMLENLSNFYKREVEEAVTVLTKAMEPMVIFVVAAIVGTIVISLYLPMFDLINQMG
- a CDS encoding type IV pilus twitching motility protein PilT, which gives rise to MSIAREIVSFAIQAGSSDIHLEEGAPIAVRVNSDIKISPQKLESDDMDQLLLELLGEVKLEEFNQTADLDTSIGLEGLSRLRINAYVANEKRCLTLRLLPNDLPKWQDLGLPDSFINLSKLHRGLVLCTGPTGSGKSTTLAAFINCMLETQCRHVLTIEDPIEFIFNHTKNSIIHQREVKRDTNSFSTALRAALREDPDVIYIGEMRDLETIQLAITAAETGHLVLGTLHTSSAAKTVERIVDVFPADQQEQARLQVSTSLAGIMSQTLCKNTKGKRSLAYELMVNTPAIGNLIREKKVSQIYSQLQTGSQEGMNTLEQCLNNLYSDGLITQEEALGKASNKKAIKF
- a CDS encoding GspE/PulE family protein is translated as MAKQYTATSVRKLVDKYFSLQWCRDNLVVPLYVEPSLPMNPGILKIAIANYSYLGTIAEPIKQRILQSGDNLKCEFVEKSQEEIQEILDDASEERFISGESIEISQFDEDAVLEAIKQTTDNDPNGIKFEFDDDDESSEVEIDSADLALEMMESKIQKAAGGVLIYAKTTEGVSDIHIEPREDSYKIRVRKDGVMQKFMGLPRKPGIQLVACLKNMAMMDIAERRASQDGKILRKFEGNKLEFRCSTVPGKHGEKMVLRILNSDASTLNLDTLIHIESVRKDFRRIMNATNGIVIVSGPTGSGKSTTLAAALQEKDTGDTNIVTAEDPIEYEMGGDINQVQVNRAKGQTFAMILRTFLRQDPDVILIGETRDPETAESSMDAAETGHLVFTTLHANSSTSSLTRLLDMDVPKYKLNASVRGVLAQRLLRRVCTGCGIKRPISESEAREFQIGKNTPIMYANTLSAEEKNKRKKENTLCPQCLGSGYKGRIGAYELLLVDSKIQNAISEGKTDKEVEQIAVTQNNMLTLTQYGVELVKDHLTTTAELIRVCKTDL
- a CDS encoding pilus assembly FimT family protein; the protein is MKISKDSKIISEDKEQVGFTLVELVVVLAGLSAILAFSFPAFLNTLKLNRIEEAKALMNSYAAECLGKLRIATEIQTFREEARPDTIDNEKLLTLGYKIDGFGGEQEKSKCSFTRIIPADQEEKFLYAFSFIVSPAGVQKRATPSNDPKALNSCKGWAGQLCGLSPEQEAYFAELERLQIAEENCEKDYKKKLVSGFVGQTSRWDSVEKKCIQPVCLYKGEVVSCNGGIEKARERELGEECTEWAKNQKNKNNSTYISPASGETTVACGDQRFWFHTGSEWNEPDKWYEKACEYNYQKDRLKTEGEYKYNPVKSEGGPKPCGDKIWICDGNQVEYSEYKDTCGAAPPPPPPPPPPPPTCTPFPKPPICDNAMLKWAYKECICWNKR
- a CDS encoding pilus assembly FimT family protein, whose product is MTLIEVFLKNKRVQKTLSTKPGEEGFSLIELVVVIAVLAILSAVAIPSFTNVQANARASAVQNGLVNGIKECFVLQAENSATTFSAAKSFASPKAFRGFEVKQRAGDPPQGGDSCFGAIADADSNANDSDFEIYMDGDGVAVKTCSHGERAGCTATAADGKGAGTW
- a CDS encoding prepilin peptidase, coding for MIEIIQNIYKLVLGLCVGSFLNVVIFRLPQEISIINPRSFCPNCKNKIIFRENIPIISWILLKGRCSFCGTSINIRYPLIEILTGILFLVFSESSPELYNFNQNLFIENIFSWLFLSILLVISFIDIDYFWVPQSLINFGLLSGFFNLCLIGIYNNNNILSIYLFEGLIASIVSYLFFEIIRISAKVIYKRDALGKGDSKLVSMISIWLGPLGIILSLGISYVIAAVLIIILLKLKKIKKGQMIPFAPFLSIGGLIIWYFGNQPLLRFIYSF